The following are encoded in a window of Ignicoccus islandicus DSM 13165 genomic DNA:
- a CDS encoding V-type ATP synthase subunit F: protein MEGKVYVITDETTCALFRLMGAAVVKSNDPDETLRKLKELLGREDAAVVLVSYDVAYGKEDEIREIASKVPRPVISLIPGRKFKPPKLDPNEVLMKALGFG from the coding sequence ATGGAAGGGAAAGTTTACGTCATAACTGACGAGACCACGTGTGCCCTCTTCAGGCTCATGGGGGCGGCCGTGGTCAAGAGCAACGATCCAGACGAAACTTTGAGGAAGCTTAAGGAGCTCTTGGGAAGGGAGGACGCAGCCGTAGTGCTAGTTTCCTACGACGTTGCCTACGGAAAGGAAGACGAAATTAGGGAAATAGCCTCTAAGGTCCCGAGACCAGTAATATCTCTTATTCCGGGCAGGAAGTTCAAGCCACCGAAGCTGGATCCCAACGAGGTATTAATGAAGGCGTTAGGTTTCGGATGA
- a CDS encoding V-type ATP synthase subunit E: protein MAEKLKFIGSVENVTEKVRADAYSKIDATVDAALKEAKELLSKKLDEVYAPLEVEIEGLLNRASQRLEAEKASLEMELRKRIEELKKQYLNEVIEKAWEVVLKEAREGSERYVKTLERALINMSKEAGDDEVEVYALKKDLETVKRIIEEKGLTNLSVGKSAEEAGLRMSGGVIGKSKKGSIWYNYSLERLFSEVVEELKPKVIEIISEGI, encoded by the coding sequence ATGGCAGAGAAGCTCAAGTTCATTGGGAGCGTTGAAAACGTAACCGAAAAAGTAAGGGCGGACGCTTACAGCAAAATAGACGCCACAGTTGATGCTGCGCTCAAGGAGGCAAAGGAGCTTCTATCTAAGAAGCTAGATGAGGTATACGCCCCGTTAGAGGTCGAAATAGAGGGTCTATTAAATAGAGCCAGCCAGAGGCTCGAAGCTGAGAAAGCCTCCTTGGAAATGGAATTGAGGAAGAGGATAGAGGAGCTCAAGAAGCAGTACCTAAACGAAGTTATAGAGAAGGCGTGGGAGGTCGTTCTGAAGGAGGCGCGAGAAGGTAGCGAGAGATACGTGAAGACCTTAGAGAGGGCTCTGATTAACATGTCGAAGGAGGCCGGGGACGACGAAGTGGAGGTATACGCCTTGAAGAAGGACTTGGAGACCGTTAAGAGAATTATCGAAGAGAAGGGGTTGACCAACCTGAGCGTTGGTAAGAGCGCAGAGGAGGCCGGCCTAAGGATGAGCGGTGGAGTGATAGGCAAGTCCAAGAAGGGTTCGATATGGTACAACTACTCCTTAGAGAGGCTCTTCTCGGAGGTCGTGGAGGAACTTAAGCCCAAGGTTATAGAAATAATCTCCGAAGGTATCTAA
- a CDS encoding class I SAM-dependent methyltransferase has protein sequence MKVRFRWKGYPVVSKEWIESLGSGSIDENGTKVSVEVRGENVEVNGTRFRLSDLKEGKLYAVTEEGLVPLEIRTTHYFKLKPLEKPGHPTLEIDGIHMHQVKNVDPWRDTLLKVAPLKIRPGMKVLDTCMGLGYTAIASLLRGAEVVTIELNEEVIELAQWNPWSKELEGATVLKGDAFELINEFEDESFDRVIHDPPVITMAGELYSRKFYAQLYRVMKEGGVLFHYTGNFGRSRGVDLARGVAKRLTEVGFKVRRYKEALGVIAIKT, from the coding sequence TTGAAAGTTCGCTTTAGATGGAAGGGATATCCCGTAGTAAGCAAGGAATGGATAGAAAGTCTGGGTAGCGGGAGCATAGACGAGAACGGGACTAAGGTCAGCGTTGAGGTAAGGGGCGAGAACGTAGAAGTTAACGGAACGAGGTTTCGGCTAAGCGACCTAAAGGAGGGCAAGCTCTACGCTGTAACTGAAGAAGGCCTCGTTCCACTCGAAATTAGAACCACGCATTACTTCAAGCTCAAGCCTTTAGAGAAACCCGGTCACCCAACATTAGAGATAGATGGGATCCACATGCACCAAGTGAAGAACGTTGATCCTTGGAGAGATACTCTCCTCAAAGTCGCCCCATTGAAAATAAGGCCTGGAATGAAGGTCTTGGACACGTGTATGGGGCTGGGGTATACCGCCATAGCCTCCCTACTAAGGGGCGCGGAAGTGGTGACTATTGAGTTGAACGAGGAAGTTATTGAGTTGGCTCAATGGAACCCTTGGTCCAAGGAATTGGAAGGAGCAACGGTACTGAAAGGAGACGCGTTCGAATTAATTAATGAGTTCGAGGACGAAAGCTTCGATAGGGTAATTCACGACCCGCCAGTGATAACCATGGCTGGCGAACTGTATTCGCGGAAGTTCTACGCGCAACTCTATAGGGTCATGAAGGAAGGCGGCGTACTCTTCCATTACACCGGTAACTTCGGTAGAAGTAGAGGGGTAGACTTAGCTAGGGGAGTGGCGAAGAGGTTGACCGAGGTCGGCTTTAAGGTCAGGAGGTACAAGGAGGCCCTAGGAGTAATTGCGATAAAAACTTAG
- a CDS encoding phosphoadenosine phosphosulfate reductase family protein, giving the protein MERYPYIDKGRILGWLNSSTDFTFLNGKYYLWITNERAVDVTDLIKWPVLEANGEKLNFPRFFEDIPWPYVSIAWNWEEYVDWLGKQIPQGLKVVLNFSGGKDSIAAAKALIDAGADVLLLYSHVTFLEPERNIDFVERVSNKLGAKLEILAPEEEVMRHMLKQGMPFRGNRWCTTMKVRPIKKVLKEHKDWARADGERMTESLKRFKRLKGGKLFDGIRVRPIYALTLIDVVKAVRDANAVHPDYLMGLPRVACAFCPYRALHEFTEEDWKLVKDPGLIEEAMRASFKKHDYGITWEEFLEGHYWRFSPILGKKLYKMKKGLEGDELSSENVNRMYKSLWVEEIPVPKVMDPESGTRLLKSFMEKVYERASEGFAKARDLGVD; this is encoded by the coding sequence GTGGAAAGGTATCCTTACATAGATAAGGGGCGAATACTGGGCTGGTTGAACTCCTCAACGGACTTCACGTTCTTAAACGGGAAATACTACCTATGGATAACTAACGAAAGGGCTGTTGACGTTACCGATTTGATTAAGTGGCCCGTCTTAGAAGCGAACGGCGAGAAGCTGAACTTCCCGCGCTTCTTCGAGGACATCCCTTGGCCTTACGTTTCTATAGCGTGGAACTGGGAGGAATACGTAGACTGGCTGGGCAAACAGATACCCCAAGGATTGAAGGTGGTCTTGAACTTCTCTGGGGGTAAGGACAGCATCGCTGCGGCGAAGGCGTTAATAGATGCTGGTGCGGACGTTCTCTTATTATACTCCCACGTGACCTTCCTAGAACCTGAAAGGAACATTGACTTCGTAGAGAGGGTCAGTAATAAGTTAGGTGCTAAGCTGGAGATCCTAGCCCCCGAAGAGGAAGTAATGAGACACATGCTCAAGCAAGGGATGCCCTTCCGAGGAAATAGATGGTGCACTACAATGAAGGTGAGGCCAATAAAGAAGGTATTGAAGGAACACAAGGACTGGGCCAGAGCAGACGGGGAAAGGATGACCGAGTCCTTGAAGAGGTTCAAGAGATTGAAGGGAGGCAAGCTATTCGATGGAATTAGGGTGAGGCCCATCTATGCCCTAACTCTAATAGATGTAGTCAAAGCAGTTAGGGACGCAAACGCCGTACATCCGGATTACTTAATGGGACTACCTAGAGTGGCGTGTGCCTTCTGTCCATATAGGGCCCTGCACGAATTCACGGAAGAAGACTGGAAGTTGGTGAAGGACCCGGGCTTAATAGAAGAAGCAATGAGGGCTTCTTTCAAGAAGCACGACTACGGAATAACGTGGGAAGAGTTCCTAGAGGGACATTATTGGAGGTTTAGTCCGATATTAGGGAAAAAGTTATACAAGATGAAGAAAGGCTTGGAGGGGGACGAACTATCCTCAGAGAATGTGAACCGAATGTACAAGAGCTTATGGGTCGAGGAGATCCCAGTTCCCAAAGTAATGGATCCTGAAAGCGGGACGCGGCTACTGAAGTCATTCATGGAGAAGGTATACGAGAGGGCGTCCGAAGGCTTCGCGAAGGCTAGGGATCTAGGCGTTGACTAG
- a CDS encoding FAD-dependent oxidoreductase yields MEQIGPFDVLVVGGGLAGLRAAIEAKRLGASVLLVAKSHPLRSHSSAAEGGIAAYIEGASDPNDSPLQHAYDTVKGSDWLADQDAVELMTKDAERAIIEMEKWGCLFSRDPDGKIARRPFGGHTYPRTRFAADKTGMCLLHTAFERALAEGVEMLYEFYVTDVVSDGERVYGVYGFDVKSGEDIFIKSKSVVLATGGGGLMYKFSTNSYLNSGDGYAIAARAGAKLADMEFIQFHPTALYPTNILITEAARGEGGYLINKEGERFMKRYAPDRMELAPRDLVARAIVNEIREGRGFEGGYVLLDLTHLGEEKIKERLPLVREVSIKFAKVDPVKEPIPVRPAAHYTMGGVKTDLDGATNVKGLFAAGEAACVSVHGANRLGSNSLLETLVFGRRAGMAAASYALSRSYPEPPKEALREAEARLWAPTTIESGLPFGEIRKRLGEVMWEKVGIERNEEGLKEALKEIAELLRLSKYVKGEKGPGAYELVAVHETINMVFNAYAVATAALWRRESRGAHFRTDYPKRNDSEWLYHTVMSWRGEWVMEKEPVVITRWPPEERKY; encoded by the coding sequence TTGGAACAGATAGGTCCTTTTGACGTTCTCGTTGTTGGGGGTGGGCTAGCCGGGCTGAGAGCGGCGATCGAGGCCAAGAGGCTCGGAGCCTCAGTTCTATTAGTTGCTAAATCCCACCCCCTCCGAAGCCATTCCTCAGCCGCAGAGGGAGGGATCGCTGCATATATAGAAGGAGCTTCGGATCCGAACGATTCGCCTCTCCAACACGCCTACGATACCGTAAAGGGCTCGGATTGGTTGGCAGATCAAGACGCCGTGGAACTAATGACGAAGGACGCTGAAAGGGCCATAATTGAGATGGAGAAATGGGGGTGCTTGTTTTCCAGGGACCCGGATGGGAAGATAGCGAGGAGGCCTTTCGGTGGCCACACTTACCCGAGAACGAGGTTCGCTGCGGACAAAACCGGTATGTGTTTGCTCCACACCGCTTTCGAGAGAGCATTGGCGGAAGGAGTGGAAATGCTCTACGAGTTCTACGTCACCGACGTCGTTAGCGATGGGGAAAGGGTTTACGGGGTTTACGGCTTCGACGTGAAAAGCGGCGAAGATATCTTTATAAAGAGTAAGAGCGTGGTGCTCGCTACTGGCGGAGGGGGACTCATGTACAAGTTCTCAACGAACAGCTACCTCAATTCGGGCGATGGTTACGCGATAGCCGCTAGGGCTGGAGCGAAACTGGCCGACATGGAGTTCATACAGTTCCATCCAACCGCCCTTTATCCAACTAACATTCTAATTACAGAGGCAGCGAGGGGCGAAGGGGGATACTTGATAAACAAGGAAGGCGAACGTTTCATGAAGAGATACGCCCCCGACAGGATGGAGCTAGCTCCGAGGGACTTAGTGGCTAGGGCAATAGTAAACGAGATAAGGGAAGGTAGGGGGTTCGAAGGCGGTTACGTGCTGCTGGACTTAACCCATTTAGGTGAAGAGAAGATAAAGGAGAGGTTGCCCCTAGTAAGGGAAGTCTCCATAAAGTTCGCCAAGGTAGATCCCGTTAAGGAGCCAATTCCAGTTAGGCCCGCCGCCCACTACACGATGGGCGGTGTGAAAACTGACCTAGATGGGGCTACTAACGTTAAGGGTCTGTTCGCAGCAGGGGAAGCCGCTTGCGTTAGCGTTCACGGAGCTAATAGGTTGGGATCCAACTCGCTCCTGGAGACCCTAGTTTTCGGTAGGAGGGCCGGGATGGCAGCTGCGTCTTACGCTCTGAGTAGGAGCTATCCCGAACCCCCGAAGGAGGCATTGAGGGAAGCCGAGGCGAGGTTGTGGGCACCAACCACAATTGAGAGCGGGCTCCCCTTCGGTGAGATAAGGAAGAGGCTCGGTGAGGTAATGTGGGAGAAGGTAGGAATAGAGAGGAACGAGGAAGGGTTGAAGGAAGCTTTGAAGGAAATTGCTGAGCTACTGAGGCTTTCCAAGTACGTAAAGGGCGAGAAGGGACCGGGAGCTTACGAACTGGTAGCAGTGCACGAAACCATAAACATGGTCTTCAACGCCTACGCAGTAGCTACTGCTGCATTATGGAGAAGGGAAAGCAGGGGCGCCCACTTTAGGACGGACTATCCGAAGAGGAACGACTCCGAATGGCTCTACCACACTGTAATGAGTTGGAGAGGCGAATGGGTAATGGAAAAGGAACCGGTAGTGATAACTAGGTGGCCCCCAGAGGAACGCAAGTACTAA
- a CDS encoding ParA family protein: MLPIFKKKTWLEEPIGDPHVIGFGSTKGGAGRTTMAIEMGSLISFITEKRVVLIDWDVVNPRMTQRAYQRLPPSGHTLVKVVSSKDFDRALRNLALYSVNISPSSKVDVFPALSYEDIDNGTVDEYFSLMYEKPEEYIRRCRELIKFLRTRYDYVINDYPAITWVALGQLTLSINMLRVTSGNLVIVVDSSPWSAELLSSKLIFPKLEGMRIGALVVNMVKPTKDSITWARSVFKPVCEKVRAENLVVIPFDATFYDAGIGRLRNVLSVSVSPYKGASKSARFLYTLVDRFLSEEKGPTCNYIGPA; the protein is encoded by the coding sequence GTGCTACCGATATTCAAGAAAAAGACGTGGTTGGAGGAGCCGATCGGCGACCCTCACGTTATCGGCTTCGGGTCCACAAAGGGGGGTGCTGGAAGGACCACCATGGCCATAGAAATGGGTAGTCTCATATCCTTTATAACCGAGAAAAGGGTCGTTCTGATAGATTGGGACGTAGTTAACCCTAGAATGACGCAAAGGGCGTATCAGAGGTTACCTCCTTCCGGGCACACTCTCGTGAAAGTAGTTAGTTCGAAGGATTTCGATAGAGCCTTAAGGAACCTAGCGTTATACAGCGTAAACATCTCACCCAGTTCTAAGGTAGACGTATTTCCCGCCCTAAGCTACGAGGACATTGACAATGGAACAGTTGACGAATATTTCAGCTTAATGTATGAGAAACCTGAGGAGTACATAAGGAGATGCAGAGAGCTAATAAAGTTCTTGAGAACGAGGTATGACTACGTGATTAACGACTACCCCGCGATCACTTGGGTCGCTCTCGGTCAACTAACGCTATCAATAAATATGTTGAGAGTTACTTCGGGAAACTTGGTTATCGTGGTCGACTCCTCCCCATGGAGCGCCGAACTCTTGTCCTCTAAGTTGATATTCCCTAAGCTCGAGGGAATGAGGATAGGGGCCTTGGTTGTAAACATGGTGAAGCCTACGAAAGACTCAATCACTTGGGCTAGGAGCGTGTTTAAACCAGTGTGTGAAAAGGTAAGGGCTGAAAACTTGGTGGTGATTCCCTTCGACGCAACGTTTTACGATGCGGGTATAGGTAGGCTAAGGAACGTTCTGAGCGTTTCGGTCAGCCCCTACAAGGGCGCTTCCAAGAGCGCTCGATTCCTCTACACGCTAGTGGATAGATTCTTAAGTGAAGAGAAGGGGCCTACTTGTAATTACATAGGTCCCGCGTAA
- a CDS encoding tetratricopeptide repeat protein — MMRIDESSFITKLRDLLNEFNSNEGSKLDVLKRLNEFLESLGDLLVRETELILTKIVEYYLESNPEFVSTIEKILRSPEAKEVLSPDSRLKLLTLLHIYHRRLKNISYLSKITKEFEGEFSEHPFFQHLKVMTLKASDDENELREALRISYLLAKRVPNHAGILHNFAETVVILLEKGEKLDENYIEEAREALHKILIYNYPKFYATYGRFLALQGDFKRAKRMLLRAIDLEDPRKSDYVLRINDYVRLLTKIEFEENLRKYIHEIERKVDEFREELKEQMESERIKQAELLGLFATLISVVLANIFTIANSLDIATVLISNAFLISSVIIVLSGFHLLAGTKNEKPVKALLLLGVTLMSISLILSVIKRA; from the coding sequence ATGATGAGAATTGACGAATCGTCGTTCATAACGAAGTTGCGAGACCTATTGAACGAATTCAATTCCAATGAAGGGTCGAAACTAGACGTTCTTAAAAGGTTAAACGAGTTTCTGGAAAGCCTCGGAGACCTCCTTGTTAGGGAAACCGAATTGATTCTCACGAAAATAGTAGAGTACTACCTCGAAAGCAATCCGGAGTTTGTGTCGACAATCGAGAAAATACTCCGTTCTCCCGAAGCTAAGGAGGTTCTAAGTCCTGATTCGCGTCTGAAACTGCTTACGTTACTACATATCTATCATCGGAGACTTAAGAACATAAGTTATTTATCGAAAATAACGAAAGAGTTTGAAGGCGAGTTCTCAGAGCACCCGTTTTTCCAGCACTTGAAAGTAATGACGCTAAAAGCTTCCGATGATGAGAACGAACTTCGGGAAGCCCTCCGGATAAGCTATCTACTAGCAAAGAGGGTTCCGAACCACGCCGGAATACTCCATAACTTCGCGGAAACCGTAGTAATATTACTTGAGAAAGGGGAGAAGTTGGACGAGAACTACATCGAGGAAGCGCGCGAAGCCCTCCATAAGATACTCATCTATAATTACCCGAAGTTCTACGCGACCTACGGAAGGTTCTTGGCTCTCCAAGGAGATTTTAAAAGAGCTAAGCGGATGTTGTTACGCGCAATAGACCTAGAGGATCCTAGGAAGTCAGACTACGTCCTTAGAATCAATGACTACGTACGCCTCTTAACTAAGATAGAGTTTGAGGAGAACCTGAGGAAGTACATTCACGAAATTGAGAGGAAGGTCGACGAGTTCCGTGAGGAATTGAAAGAGCAGATGGAATCGGAAAGGATCAAGCAAGCTGAATTACTGGGATTGTTCGCCACATTGATCAGCGTAGTTCTAGCCAACATTTTCACAATAGCTAATTCTCTAGACATTGCAACCGTATTGATTTCGAATGCTTTCTTAATCAGCTCAGTCATAATTGTTCTAAGCGGATTTCATCTCTTAGCCGGTACTAAAAACGAGAAACCGGTGAAAGCGTTACTTCTACTCGGAGTAACCTTGATGTCCATCTCCTTGATTCTATCAGTTATAAAACGAGCTTAG